A region of Bacteroidales bacterium DNA encodes the following proteins:
- the nuoK gene encoding NADH-quinone oxidoreductase subunit NuoK translates to MIPMEHYLILSSIMFFTGIYGFITRKNMLAVLISIELILNSVEINFSVFNRYLYPEGMEGMIFSLFGIAISAAETAVAIAIIINIYRNMQDISVRQINKMKH, encoded by the coding sequence GCATTACCTGATACTGAGCAGTATCATGTTCTTTACAGGAATATATGGTTTTATCACGCGGAAAAATATGCTTGCCGTGCTGATATCGATTGAGTTGATACTTAACTCTGTTGAAATCAACTTCAGCGTTTTCAACCGTTACCTGTATCCCGAAGGAATGGAAGGAATGATTTTCAGCCTTTTCGGAATTGCTATTTCTGCTGCCGAAACTGCAGTGGCCATTGCAATTATTATTAATATTTACAGGAATATGCAGGATATCAGTGTCCGACAGATCAATAAGATGAAACATTAA